A genome region from Natronobeatus ordinarius includes the following:
- a CDS encoding pyridoxal-phosphate dependent enzyme — MVSDLTCPDCGAVYEAGPDEPWRCSCGHPLEFVDQPMPAGEPRPLSAIDTSTGLWTFFEFIPIERRVTFHEGFTPLVDVPEWGGAFKLEYVFPTGSFKDRGATTTLSRAVSLGVETVLEDSSGNAGAAIATYAARAGLEAEIYVPADVKQSKLMTIQRGNARPVRVEGSREDVTTACIDAVETGSGWYASHVWNPAFLAGTMTFAFEVAAQRDWDVPDALVLPVGHGTLFLGAYRGFTLLNEAGIVDGMPRLLGAQAAGYAPIVEAHGGETTADEADVNELADGIQIADPPRAPEILEAIDATDGDAVALCSDRVETALDRLHRNGFYVEPTSAVAPAALQYFREAGIVGEDEDVVVPLTGSGLKTL, encoded by the coding sequence ATGGTCTCGGATCTCACCTGCCCCGACTGCGGGGCCGTCTACGAGGCCGGACCCGACGAGCCGTGGCGCTGTTCCTGTGGGCACCCACTCGAGTTCGTCGACCAGCCGATGCCAGCGGGAGAACCACGCCCGCTCTCTGCGATCGACACGAGCACGGGCCTGTGGACGTTCTTCGAATTTATCCCGATCGAGCGTCGCGTCACGTTCCACGAGGGCTTTACGCCGCTCGTCGACGTTCCCGAGTGGGGCGGCGCGTTCAAACTCGAGTACGTCTTCCCGACCGGTTCGTTCAAAGATCGCGGGGCGACGACGACCCTCTCGCGGGCCGTTTCACTCGGCGTCGAGACGGTTCTCGAGGACTCCTCGGGCAACGCCGGGGCGGCCATCGCGACGTACGCGGCGCGGGCGGGGCTCGAGGCGGAAATTTACGTCCCCGCGGACGTCAAGCAGTCGAAGCTGATGACGATCCAGCGGGGGAACGCTCGCCCGGTTCGCGTCGAGGGCTCGCGCGAGGACGTCACGACGGCGTGTATCGACGCCGTGGAGACGGGCAGCGGCTGGTACGCGAGTCACGTCTGGAACCCGGCCTTTCTCGCCGGGACGATGACGTTCGCGTTCGAGGTCGCCGCCCAGCGTGACTGGGACGTTCCCGACGCGCTCGTCCTCCCGGTCGGCCACGGGACGCTCTTTCTCGGTGCCTACCGTGGCTTTACGCTCTTGAACGAGGCGGGAATCGTCGACGGGATGCCCCGGCTGCTCGGTGCGCAGGCTGCCGGCTACGCGCCGATCGTCGAGGCCCACGGTGGCGAGACGACTGCCGACGAAGCCGACGTCAACGAACTCGCCGACGGCATCCAGATCGCCGATCCGCCGCGCGCACCGGAGATCCTCGAGGCGATCGACGCCACCGACGGCGATGCGGTTGCTCTCTGTTCGGACCGGGTCGAAACTGCGCTCGATCGGCTGCACCGGAACGGCTTCTACGTCGAACCCACGAGCGCCGTCGCGCCCGCCGCGCTCCAGTACTTCCGCGAAGCGGGAATCGTCGGCGAGGACGAGGACGTCGTCGTGCCGTTGACCGGGAGCGGCCTGAAGACGCTCTGA
- a CDS encoding thiol-disulfide oxidoreductase DCC family protein, with amino-acid sequence MAEDVSANHPVLLFDGVCNLCMGSVQFVIRRDPEGVFRFAPLQSPVAEELLEDTDVDPEALDSVVLVDDGDAYEKSDAVLRAAGHLGGIYRLLVPFRYVPRLIRDAVYDVVAARRYDWFGKQEQCMMPTPDISARFLADGPSTGSADTDGDA; translated from the coding sequence ATGGCCGAGGACGTGTCTGCGAACCACCCGGTGCTGCTGTTCGACGGCGTCTGTAACCTCTGTATGGGCTCCGTCCAATTCGTTATTCGCCGCGACCCCGAGGGAGTCTTTCGCTTCGCACCGTTGCAGTCCCCGGTCGCCGAGGAGTTGCTCGAGGACACCGACGTCGACCCCGAAGCGCTCGATTCGGTCGTCCTCGTCGACGACGGGGATGCCTACGAGAAATCCGACGCCGTCCTCCGGGCTGCGGGCCACCTCGGCGGCATCTACCGGCTGCTCGTGCCGTTTCGATACGTCCCCCGGCTGATTCGCGACGCCGTCTACGACGTCGTCGCCGCCCGTCGGTACGACTGGTTCGGAAAGCAAGAACAGTGTATGATGCCGACGCCGGACATCAGCGCTCGATTCCTCGCTGACGGGCCATCGACGGGATCGGCGGATACGGACGGCGACGCGTAA
- a CDS encoding HTTM domain-containing protein: protein MARPLEPSALPVRIGRYLNRCVRIDTRSLALFRIVAGALIVADLLLRSRNFSYFYTEHGVVPRSVAMDATPDYAFSFYYLTTSTTLLAALFVLQGLIALQLIVGYRTRAAAVLSFLFVISLDHHNPFVLSYADTLFRLLLFWAIFLPLGERWSIDAVHRDAPPRPHVSTLASAFILSQMVVMYVVNGYHKSTSTLWTSGEATPLIMGLDDMTFLLAGILRQYPALLELGGLTWYYMLLFAWLLIFLQGRARLAFVAMFVIAHLSFALTVRIGAFPWVAITGLLPFLQRQFWDDATRLAHTAGIDTDRLASRLAALERLAASFPAYRLDSERLLAVRAGVYTFVVTVIAVTVVVLVALSLVQFAGVALDDDRDEEFEPDYPEEIETVAASLNIAQPDWSVFAPVPRTTDRYYVFPAKTATGEQLDVYNGGRPLTYDRPYDELQHQYGTYRERFYMNDVRRAGSSGDASRHLAEHLCETWTDEHGDELVQVNMYMVTEDITLETIADPANRERSTWLLYEHGCDGHEPATIDPPAF, encoded by the coding sequence ATGGCGCGTCCGCTCGAGCCCTCCGCCCTCCCCGTGCGTATCGGACGATATCTGAACCGCTGCGTTCGGATCGATACGCGATCGCTCGCCCTCTTTCGCATCGTCGCTGGCGCCCTCATCGTCGCCGACTTGCTTCTCCGGTCGCGGAACTTCTCGTACTTTTACACCGAACACGGCGTCGTCCCGCGGTCGGTGGCGATGGACGCGACGCCCGACTACGCGTTTTCGTTCTACTACCTCACCACGAGCACGACGCTGCTCGCCGCGCTGTTCGTCCTCCAGGGCCTGATCGCGCTCCAGTTGATCGTCGGCTACAGGACCAGAGCCGCGGCTGTCCTCTCGTTTCTGTTCGTGATCTCGCTCGATCACCACAACCCGTTCGTCCTGAGCTACGCCGACACTCTGTTCCGGCTGCTGCTGTTCTGGGCTATCTTCCTCCCGCTGGGTGAACGGTGGTCGATCGACGCCGTCCACCGCGACGCCCCGCCGCGGCCACACGTCTCGACTCTCGCCTCCGCGTTCATCCTCTCACAGATGGTCGTGATGTACGTCGTCAACGGCTACCACAAGTCGACGTCGACGCTGTGGACGAGCGGCGAGGCGACGCCGCTCATCATGGGCCTCGACGACATGACGTTCCTGCTCGCGGGCATCCTGCGCCAGTACCCCGCGCTGCTCGAACTTGGCGGCCTGACGTGGTACTACATGCTCCTCTTCGCGTGGTTGCTCATCTTCCTCCAGGGCCGCGCACGGCTGGCGTTCGTCGCGATGTTCGTGATCGCGCACCTGTCGTTCGCGCTCACCGTCCGCATCGGCGCGTTCCCCTGGGTCGCGATCACGGGGCTGCTTCCATTCCTCCAGCGCCAGTTCTGGGACGACGCGACCCGCCTGGCACACACCGCAGGGATCGACACCGATCGCCTCGCCTCGAGGCTGGCAGCACTCGAGCGACTCGCCGCGTCTTTCCCGGCGTACCGACTCGACTCCGAGCGGCTGCTGGCGGTTCGAGCCGGCGTCTACACGTTCGTCGTCACCGTCATCGCCGTCACCGTCGTGGTACTCGTGGCGCTCTCGCTGGTCCAGTTCGCCGGCGTCGCCCTCGACGACGACCGCGACGAGGAATTCGAACCCGATTACCCCGAGGAGATCGAGACGGTCGCGGCGAGCCTGAACATCGCCCAACCCGACTGGAGCGTCTTCGCGCCGGTTCCCCGGACCACCGATCGCTACTACGTGTTCCCGGCGAAAACCGCAACCGGTGAGCAGCTCGACGTCTACAACGGCGGTCGGCCGCTGACGTACGACCGGCCGTACGACGAACTCCAGCACCAGTACGGAACGTACCGCGAGCGGTTCTACATGAACGACGTCCGGCGGGCGGGATCCAGCGGCGACGCCTCGAGACACCTCGCCGAACACCTGTGTGAAACGTGGACGGACGAACACGGCGACGAGCTCGTCCAGGTCAACATGTACATGGTCACCGAGGACATCACGCTCGAGACGATCGCCGATCCAGCGAACCGTGAGCGGTCCACGTGGCTGCTGTACGAACACGGATGCGATGGCCACGAGCCCGCGACGATCGATCCACCGGCGTTCTAG
- a CDS encoding DUF2103 domain-containing protein — protein MECRHCASPLEKPGDFCLVCREANADAVVLEAARDRATITMLAEEAVVGETTVTTIPEDGDETAVIELRNFAGGIADEVRRKRPEEVYVAGVREVVRAVRGELHYPFYRVDGDDPVDTVLERRGDRALDVVDVPPVEKIGGSHTTLIGGRTGMRAIQTVAGHPHVKKVIPGPIDAGGKGSQSGLRAKVTRADDGGNVRLLLRDGSSVQENRIVTTARDRETGERIREDLNDVLAEEGLY, from the coding sequence ATGGAGTGTCGGCACTGTGCCTCGCCGCTCGAGAAACCGGGGGACTTCTGTCTGGTCTGTCGCGAGGCCAACGCCGACGCGGTCGTCCTCGAGGCCGCCCGCGACCGGGCGACGATCACGATGCTCGCCGAGGAGGCGGTCGTCGGCGAGACGACGGTCACGACGATTCCCGAGGACGGCGACGAGACGGCGGTGATCGAACTCCGGAACTTCGCCGGGGGGATCGCCGACGAGGTCCGCCGCAAGCGTCCCGAAGAGGTGTACGTCGCCGGCGTTCGCGAGGTCGTCCGCGCCGTCCGTGGTGAACTCCACTACCCGTTCTACCGCGTCGACGGCGACGACCCGGTCGACACCGTCCTCGAGCGACGCGGCGACCGGGCGCTCGACGTCGTGGACGTCCCGCCCGTCGAGAAGATCGGCGGCAGCCACACGACGCTGATCGGTGGCCGGACGGGGATGCGCGCCATCCAGACCGTCGCCGGCCACCCGCACGTCAAGAAGGTTATTCCGGGGCCGATCGACGCCGGCGGGAAAGGCTCACAGTCGGGCCTCCGGGCGAAGGTGACCCGCGCCGACGACGGTGGAAACGTCCGACTCCTCCTGCGAGACGGCTCGAGCGTTCAGGAGAACCGGATCGTGACGACGGCTCGAGACCGCGAGACCGGTGAACGGATCCGCGAGGACCTGAACGACGTCCTCGCCGAGGAAGGGCTGTACTAG
- a CDS encoding substrate-binding domain-containing protein translates to MKIQRRSFVALLGGGAVGLAGCLGRGDPGGPASVSGDRLRLATTTSTYVTGLLDELNGPFEDRYGVFVETVPQGTGAALETGRRGDADVVLVHAREREDEFVAAGYGVNRRDVMANDFVVVGPSEDPAGIAGDDDAPAAVAAIADSGSTFVSRGDESGTNAKERELWEEAGIDPAGEWYRDVGGGMGEALTMADQQAGYTLADRGTLLWMRDEVDLVVHVQGPLEGGPDLLANPYGIVVVNPAIHENVAYDLAMAYVGFVTSVEGQAIIEGYTVEGEQLFFPEALAEEPNFGQYVPEEWTDTNDEA, encoded by the coding sequence ATGAAGATACAACGGCGATCGTTCGTCGCGCTCCTGGGGGGCGGTGCCGTTGGGCTGGCCGGCTGTCTCGGCAGGGGTGATCCCGGGGGGCCCGCTTCGGTCAGTGGGGACCGGCTCAGGCTCGCGACGACGACGAGCACGTACGTCACGGGGCTCCTCGACGAACTGAACGGCCCGTTCGAGGACCGCTACGGCGTGTTCGTCGAGACGGTCCCCCAGGGAACCGGAGCCGCCCTCGAGACCGGCCGTCGGGGGGACGCGGACGTCGTCCTGGTTCACGCCCGCGAGCGCGAGGACGAGTTCGTCGCCGCGGGCTACGGGGTGAACCGCCGCGACGTGATGGCCAACGACTTCGTCGTCGTTGGCCCGTCCGAGGACCCTGCCGGCATCGCCGGCGATGACGACGCACCCGCGGCCGTCGCGGCGATCGCCGACTCGGGCTCCACGTTCGTCTCCCGGGGCGACGAGTCGGGAACGAACGCGAAGGAACGCGAACTCTGGGAGGAAGCGGGGATCGATCCTGCCGGCGAGTGGTACCGGGACGTCGGCGGGGGGATGGGGGAAGCGCTCACGATGGCCGACCAGCAGGCTGGGTACACGCTGGCCGATCGAGGGACACTGCTGTGGATGCGAGACGAGGTCGATCTCGTCGTCCACGTCCAGGGACCGCTCGAGGGCGGTCCGGACCTGCTCGCGAATCCTTACGGGATCGTGGTGGTCAACCCGGCGATCCACGAGAACGTGGCGTACGACCTCGCGATGGCGTACGTCGGATTCGTCACGAGCGTCGAGGGCCAGGCCATCATCGAAGGCTACACCGTCGAAGGTGAACAGCTGTTCTTCCCCGAGGCGCTGGCGGAGGAACCGAACTTCGGGCAGTACGTCCCGGAAGAGTGGACCGACACGAACGACGAGGCGTAA
- a CDS encoding ABC transporter permease, translating into MPLESVSTAAVFAEFPFEWNYVRSIVEVSLYVSLTAVAISTLISLPIALAIGFKEFPGKHLLASLITTGMGFPSVVVGLIVLFALSNEGPFGSFDLVFTPEAMILSQIVLAAPVITGVSLAAVSSVERPVRDAAFAMGGTRLDVALVTIKEARYGIATAILAGFGRAISEVGGVLIVGGNIAGADGTSYTRTLTTAIQLEARQGRFETAMILGAILVALVLLVNALVVRLGNGGGGYR; encoded by the coding sequence ATGCCACTCGAGAGCGTTTCGACCGCCGCGGTGTTCGCCGAGTTCCCGTTCGAGTGGAACTACGTCCGGAGCATCGTCGAGGTCTCGCTGTACGTGAGCCTCACCGCCGTCGCGATAAGCACGCTCATCAGTTTGCCGATCGCCCTCGCGATCGGCTTCAAGGAGTTCCCCGGAAAGCACCTGCTGGCGTCGCTCATCACCACGGGAATGGGCTTTCCGAGCGTCGTCGTCGGCCTCATCGTCCTGTTCGCGCTCTCGAACGAGGGGCCGTTCGGCTCGTTCGACCTCGTCTTCACCCCCGAGGCGATGATCCTCTCCCAGATCGTCCTCGCCGCACCGGTCATCACTGGCGTGAGCCTCGCGGCGGTCTCGAGCGTCGAGCGACCCGTTCGCGACGCGGCGTTCGCGATGGGCGGGACGCGACTCGACGTCGCGCTGGTGACGATCAAGGAGGCTCGCTACGGCATCGCGACCGCGATTCTCGCCGGCTTCGGCCGGGCGATCAGCGAGGTCGGCGGCGTCCTCATCGTCGGCGGCAACATCGCCGGCGCCGACGGCACCTCCTACACCCGCACGCTCACGACCGCGATCCAGCTCGAGGCGCGCCAGGGCCGATTCGAGACGGCGATGATCCTGGGGGCGATCCTGGTCGCGCTCGTCTTGCTCGTCAACGCGCTGGTCGTCAGGCTGGGCAACGGCGGGGGTGGCTACCGATGA
- a CDS encoding amino acid ABC transporter ATP-binding protein yields the protein MSLDVRDVRHGYGGEPVLDGVSLSVTPGEVVAIIGPSGVGKSTLLRLLALFDAPESGTIEYDGTDVWTSAEHRRLELRRRIGMVFQEASLFDASVRRNVEYGLHVRKPWPARLRRGIADAVGLGNGTSEALEALEVVGLEEELDRDARSLSGGEAQRVAFARALAYDPDVLLLDEPTSDLDPRNTAVIEAAVREARAQGIGVAVATHDMHQAERIADRVAVLLDGELIEVGETGRIFERPTDERTRKFIEGELLY from the coding sequence ATGAGCCTCGACGTACGTGACGTCCGCCACGGCTACGGGGGCGAACCGGTCCTCGACGGCGTCTCGCTGTCGGTCACGCCCGGCGAGGTCGTCGCGATCATCGGCCCCTCCGGCGTCGGCAAGTCGACCCTGCTCCGGCTGCTCGCGCTGTTCGACGCACCCGAGTCGGGGACGATCGAGTACGACGGGACCGACGTCTGGACGAGCGCGGAACACCGGCGACTCGAGTTGCGCCGGCGGATCGGGATGGTGTTCCAGGAGGCGAGCCTCTTCGACGCGAGCGTCCGTCGGAACGTCGAGTACGGCCTCCACGTTCGCAAGCCGTGGCCCGCCCGGCTCCGCCGGGGGATCGCCGACGCGGTCGGGCTGGGGAACGGAACGAGCGAGGCACTCGAGGCGCTCGAAGTGGTGGGCCTCGAGGAGGAACTCGACCGCGACGCGCGGTCGCTTTCGGGCGGCGAGGCCCAGCGGGTCGCCTTCGCACGAGCGCTCGCGTACGACCCCGACGTGCTGTTGCTCGACGAGCCGACGTCGGACCTCGATCCGCGAAACACGGCCGTCATCGAGGCGGCCGTCCGCGAGGCCCGGGCGCAGGGGATCGGCGTCGCCGTCGCGACCCACGACATGCACCAGGCCGAACGGATCGCCGACCGCGTCGCCGTCCTGCTCGACGGGGAACTCATCGAGGTCGGCGAGACGGGGCGAATCTTCGAGCGACCGACCGACGAGCGCACGCGGAAGTTCATCGAGGGGGAGCTGCTCTACTGA
- a CDS encoding TOBE domain-containing protein: MTIEKGYRTELEVDGVTIDRRDVEMLEAIDDHGSMHAAADALGRSYARLQRRVVELEEAVGQLTERRRGGSGGGGTELTETATELLRQFDRHRTELAGVATVTESILEGTVQDRTGELATVETPAGPVVALVPAGAREVEISVRSDAVVLSDPDETPDTGGTSFRNRFDAVVTAVESGEAVANVALELDGGVSLEALVTTGSRDALALEPGRRVVASFKATAARAIRVDRNES, translated from the coding sequence ATGACGATCGAGAAAGGATACCGGACGGAACTCGAGGTCGACGGCGTCACGATCGACCGCCGCGACGTCGAGATGCTCGAGGCGATCGACGACCACGGCTCGATGCACGCCGCGGCCGACGCGCTGGGGCGATCCTACGCCCGGCTCCAGCGGCGGGTCGTGGAACTCGAGGAGGCCGTGGGCCAGCTGACCGAGCGACGACGCGGTGGGAGCGGCGGCGGCGGCACCGAGCTGACCGAGACGGCAACGGAACTGCTCCGACAGTTCGACCGCCACCGCACGGAACTCGCCGGCGTCGCGACGGTCACCGAGTCGATCCTCGAGGGAACGGTCCAGGATCGGACGGGCGAACTCGCGACCGTCGAGACGCCCGCCGGCCCGGTGGTCGCACTGGTTCCAGCGGGTGCACGCGAGGTCGAGATCAGCGTTCGCTCCGACGCGGTCGTCCTGAGCGACCCGGACGAGACGCCCGACACGGGTGGAACGAGCTTTCGAAACCGGTTCGATGCCGTCGTCACCGCCGTCGAATCCGGCGAGGCGGTCGCGAACGTCGCCCTCGAACTCGACGGTGGCGTCTCCCTCGAGGCGCTCGTCACGACGGGGAGCCGGGACGCGCTGGCGCTCGAGCCCGGCCGGCGCGTCGTCGCTTCGTTCAAAGCGACGGCCGCTCGAGCGATCCGCGTCGACCGAAACGAGAGCTGA
- a CDS encoding zinc ribbon domain-containing protein, which produces MRSRRLQREIDDLVAQGWRIEDERPDRVVMVNREIGSLASHVLVALLTIWWTFGLGNVLWGAYNYVNRSQRRVLWEDRDGCPNCGIEVAGDADYCPNCGEALGEPDGEFTCPDCEAIVREGSRYCRACGAKLADSMTDARSA; this is translated from the coding sequence ATGCGAAGCAGACGCCTCCAGCGGGAGATCGACGACCTCGTCGCGCAGGGCTGGCGCATCGAGGACGAGCGGCCGGATCGAGTCGTGATGGTGAACCGGGAGATCGGCTCGCTCGCCTCGCACGTGCTGGTCGCGCTCTTGACCATCTGGTGGACCTTCGGACTGGGAAACGTCCTCTGGGGCGCGTACAACTACGTCAACCGCTCGCAACGGCGCGTCCTCTGGGAGGATCGCGACGGCTGTCCGAACTGCGGGATCGAGGTCGCCGGCGACGCCGACTACTGCCCCAACTGCGGGGAAGCCCTCGGGGAACCCGACGGCGAGTTTACCTGCCCCGACTGCGAGGCGATCGTCCGCGAGGGGTCGCGCTACTGCCGGGCCTGCGGGGCGAAGCTCGCCGACTCGATGACCGACGCGCGGTCGGCCTGA
- a CDS encoding type II toxin-antitoxin system PemK/MazF family toxin — MTVTRGTIVYAADPFKDGDAGRPWVVVNTSDMPFHGEQYVALTLTTKTWHDERIPIEDEDLIDGGLPEDSSILPWAVASLDPDDINRELGVLNEAVVDAAVATLAAYVGARTGEDG, encoded by the coding sequence ATGACTGTTACGCGGGGGACGATCGTCTACGCTGCCGATCCGTTCAAAGATGGTGACGCTGGTCGGCCATGGGTTGTCGTCAACACGTCCGACATGCCCTTCCACGGCGAGCAATACGTTGCACTCACGCTCACGACGAAAACCTGGCACGACGAACGAATACCGATCGAGGACGAGGACCTGATCGACGGTGGACTTCCGGAAGACAGCTCGATTCTCCCCTGGGCAGTCGCCTCTCTCGATCCTGACGATATCAATCGCGAACTTGGAGTCCTGAACGAAGCTGTCGTCGACGCTGCAGTGGCTACGCTCGCAGCCTACGTCGGAGCCCGTACCGGGGAGGACGGCTGA
- a CDS encoding helix-turn-helix domain-containing protein yields MSIDIDRFDERSPEELSELSNPEQVLTFLYENRDRAWKAREIARRTDVNENSIHPVLSRLENRKLVRHKGPYWAITDDLDRLRRAYGTHRATRLFDDLYGEEDRDEWVNASERDDE; encoded by the coding sequence ATGTCCATCGACATCGATCGGTTCGACGAGCGTTCTCCCGAAGAGTTGTCGGAGTTGAGTAATCCAGAGCAGGTTCTTACGTTCCTGTACGAGAACCGAGATCGCGCCTGGAAAGCACGAGAAATCGCCCGACGGACGGACGTCAACGAGAATTCGATTCATCCCGTCCTCTCACGACTCGAGAACCGAAAGCTCGTCAGACACAAGGGACCCTACTGGGCGATTACCGACGACCTGGACCGACTCCGACGGGCCTACGGTACGCACAGAGCGACGCGACTGTTCGACGACCTGTACGGGGAAGAGGATCGCGACGAGTGGGTGAACGCGAGCGAGCGAGACGACGAATGA
- the truD gene encoding tRNA pseudouridine(13) synthase TruD, whose translation MRPAHPTEQAVGMASYVSETDGVGGHLRERDDHFRVRELERFSIEPVDATPDAYPHLVLRATLAGWDTNDFASRLSDALGVSRERVSWAGTKDKYAVTTQLFSIYGAEPDELPDVNGAELEVLGRAGRSLEFGDLAGNAFELVVSEPEAPENAEAITDELVAFGGVEEGSKIGVPNFFGQQRFGSRRPITHEVGLELVRGDFEGAVLAYLGNPTDAEPESTQEARTFVEETRDWREALERFPNRLRYERSMLHELAEADEVAEETFRDALERLPSNLQRLFVHAAQSYAFNLILSERLERGLPFDRPVEGDVVCFADTDAPDGLELPDTDREQRVTDRRVRSVTRHCERGRAFVTAPLVGTETELGEGEPGEIERAVLDELELVPEDFDLPGEFHSTGTRRAILVRTGIELDSDPLTLSFSLPKGSYATVVMREYLKVDPVRLS comes from the coding sequence ATGCGTCCAGCCCATCCCACAGAGCAGGCCGTCGGCATGGCGTCCTACGTCAGCGAGACCGACGGCGTCGGCGGCCACCTCCGCGAGCGCGACGACCACTTCCGGGTGCGCGAACTCGAGCGCTTTTCGATCGAGCCCGTCGACGCGACCCCCGACGCCTACCCACACCTCGTGCTCCGGGCGACGCTGGCTGGCTGGGACACCAACGACTTCGCGTCCCGGCTGTCGGACGCGCTTGGCGTCTCCCGCGAGCGGGTCTCCTGGGCCGGCACCAAGGACAAGTACGCCGTGACGACGCAGCTGTTCTCGATCTATGGGGCCGAACCGGACGAGCTCCCCGACGTGAACGGGGCCGAGCTCGAGGTGCTCGGCCGGGCCGGTCGCTCACTCGAGTTCGGCGACCTCGCGGGCAACGCCTTCGAACTGGTCGTGAGCGAGCCCGAGGCGCCCGAGAACGCCGAGGCGATCACCGACGAACTGGTCGCGTTCGGAGGGGTCGAGGAGGGGTCGAAGATCGGTGTCCCCAACTTCTTCGGCCAGCAGCGCTTCGGGAGCCGACGCCCGATTACCCACGAGGTCGGCCTCGAGCTCGTCCGCGGCGACTTCGAGGGCGCGGTGCTGGCCTACCTCGGCAACCCGACCGACGCCGAACCCGAATCGACCCAGGAGGCCCGGACGTTCGTCGAGGAGACCCGGGACTGGCGCGAAGCGCTCGAGCGGTTTCCGAACCGGCTGCGCTACGAGCGGTCGATGCTGCACGAACTGGCCGAAGCCGACGAGGTAGCGGAGGAGACGTTCCGGGACGCCCTCGAGCGACTGCCCTCGAACCTCCAGCGGCTGTTCGTCCACGCCGCACAGTCCTACGCCTTCAACCTGATCCTGAGCGAGCGACTCGAGCGCGGCCTGCCGTTCGACCGTCCCGTCGAGGGCGACGTGGTCTGTTTCGCGGATACGGACGCGCCGGACGGCCTCGAGCTTCCCGACACCGACCGCGAACAGCGGGTGACCGACCGCCGCGTGCGGTCAGTGACCCGCCACTGCGAACGCGGCCGGGCGTTCGTCACCGCGCCGCTCGTGGGCACCGAAACCGAGCTGGGCGAGGGCGAACCCGGCGAGATCGAACGGGCGGTGCTCGACGAGCTCGAGCTCGTCCCCGAGGACTTCGACCTCCCCGGCGAGTTCCACTCGACGGGGACGCGGCGGGCGATCCTGGTGCGAACGGGGATCGAGCTCGACTCTGACCCTCTAACGCTCTCGTTTTCGCTCCCGAAGGGATCGTACGCGACGGTCGTGATGCGCGAGTATCTCAAGGTGGACCCGGTTCGATTAAGCTGA
- a CDS encoding alpha/beta hydrolase: protein MDDPHQNQPLERSGASLEDATVAMVLVHGRGARARGMLDLAREVRHDDVAYLAPQAQDGSWYPQLFLAPLEANEPNLSSALRAVGDAIETAVDGGVPRERVVLLGFSQGACLATEFAARNARRYGGVVALSGGLIGPAVDRERYEGSMAGTPVFLGCGDRDPHIPVERVHESAAVFDDLEAAVTDRIYRNVGHTVLSDELTVVRQLLEDVVESTA from the coding sequence ATGGACGACCCACACCAGAACCAGCCACTCGAGCGCTCGGGTGCGTCGCTCGAGGACGCCACCGTGGCGATGGTACTCGTACACGGCCGCGGCGCGCGTGCCCGTGGGATGCTCGATCTCGCCCGGGAGGTACGCCACGACGACGTCGCCTACCTCGCGCCGCAGGCCCAGGACGGGAGCTGGTATCCCCAGCTGTTTCTCGCGCCGCTCGAGGCCAACGAGCCGAACCTCTCCTCGGCGCTGCGGGCGGTCGGCGACGCGATCGAGACGGCGGTCGACGGCGGCGTCCCGCGGGAGCGAGTCGTCCTGCTCGGCTTCTCCCAGGGCGCCTGCCTCGCGACCGAGTTCGCCGCGCGAAACGCCCGTCGATACGGCGGCGTCGTGGCACTCTCGGGCGGGTTGATCGGTCCAGCGGTCGATCGAGAGCGCTACGAGGGGTCGATGGCCGGGACGCCGGTCTTTCTCGGCTGTGGCGACCGCGACCCCCACATCCCCGTCGAGCGAGTCCACGAGTCGGCGGCCGTCTTCGATGACCTCGAGGCTGCCGTCACCGACCGAATCTACAGGAACGTGGGCCACACCGTGCTGTCGGACGAGCTCACCGTCGTGCGTCAGCTGCTCGAGGACGTCGTCGAATCGACGGCGTAA
- the pth2 gene encoding peptidyl-tRNA hydrolase Pth2 yields MKQAIVARTDVGMGTGKLAAQVAHASLSAYERADDRARKRWKGGGQKKVVLKGSSERELYELSEIADRERLPNAVIRDAGHTQLEPGTVTALAIGPADEELVDRVTGELSLL; encoded by the coding sequence ATGAAACAGGCCATCGTCGCCCGCACCGACGTCGGCATGGGGACAGGAAAGCTCGCGGCGCAGGTCGCCCACGCCTCGCTGTCGGCCTACGAAAGGGCCGACGACCGGGCCCGCAAGCGCTGGAAGGGAGGCGGCCAGAAGAAGGTCGTCCTCAAGGGCTCGAGCGAGCGCGAGCTGTACGAACTGTCCGAGATCGCCGACCGCGAGAGGTTGCCCAACGCCGTGATCCGGGATGCCGGCCACACCCAGCTCGAGCCGGGGACCGTCACGGCGCTGGCGATCGGGCCAGCCGACGAGGAGCTGGTCGATCGAGTAACGGGCGAGCTCTCCCTGCTGTAG